From the genome of Flavobacterium ovatum, one region includes:
- a CDS encoding 3'-5' exonuclease, whose translation MFKIFKRKNHPAFWKKHIETVRNCKGYNSFEDIRFVVLDTETTGFDYDNDRILCIGAVAIKNNKIQVSDSFEVYIKQDIFNKETVKIHGIRRDGTEVKVSEEEALIQFLEYLDDAIIVAHHTKFDITMMTKALRRIGGGTIRSKQLDTNFIHKKLAAGDRFKKMYSLDELCAIYNVKKHDRHTALGDALITAYLFLKLTYKYKKNNVLDIEGLIKTNYQLYS comes from the coding sequence ATGTTTAAAATTTTTAAAAGAAAAAATCATCCCGCTTTTTGGAAAAAACACATCGAAACTGTTCGGAACTGTAAGGGCTATAATAGTTTTGAAGATATACGTTTTGTAGTTTTGGATACTGAAACTACCGGTTTTGATTATGACAATGATCGTATTTTATGCATAGGCGCTGTTGCTATAAAAAATAATAAAATTCAGGTTTCGGATTCCTTTGAAGTATATATTAAGCAAGATATATTCAACAAAGAAACGGTTAAAATTCATGGTATTCGTAGAGATGGAACCGAAGTTAAAGTAAGTGAAGAAGAAGCACTTATTCAGTTTTTAGAATATCTGGATGATGCGATTATCGTGGCGCATCATACCAAATTTGATATCACAATGATGACCAAAGCGTTGCGTAGAATAGGAGGGGGAACTATTCGTTCAAAACAATTAGATACCAATTTTATCCATAAAAAATTAGCAGCTGGGGATCGTTTCAAAAAAATGTATTCACTGGATGAATTGTGTGCCATTTATAATGTCAAAAAACACGATCGTCACACTGCTTTGGGGGATGCTTTAATTACTGCTTATCTATTTTTGAAACTGACTTATAAATATAAGAAAAATAATGTTCTTGACATTGAAGGTTTGATTAAGACCAATTATCAGTTGTATTCTTGA
- a CDS encoding cation-translocating P-type ATPase, translated as MSKEINIPQHIIGLTDAEVLQSRKEFGANEQVHKSQYKWWSAIIDILKEPMLLLLIAVTIIYFVLGENSEAYFMLAAIIAVSSISFFQDNRSRKAIEALEKLTEPLSTVYRNGLAIKIPTKDIVINDLVIAEEGTTVNADGEIVHSNDFSVNESTLTGEAYSVFKSDQTENKNVFSGTLVATGLAVFHVTAIGNQTKMGQLGTALLDAKEEPTPLQLQIENFVKGMALIGIIVFLLVWGVYFYKTHDILNSLLKGLTLAMSILPEEIPVAFTTFMALGSWRLMKEGIIIKKIRTVETLGSATVICTDKTGTITANKMVLQSVYAFAANQLYDKQNWNTPEAQKVIEIAMWASEPVPFDPMEKTLHKVYEANTTADQRREFNFVHEYPLEGKPPMMTHVFENATKQRIIAAKGGAETILKVSNLNTIDKTTIQNTITKLSSEGYRVLGVAQSRFESNNFPEDQQDLPFEFLGLVVFFDPPKPNIQQVFEQFYEAGIQVKVITGDNSPTTQSIAKSAGITNTNQVMEGEAIMKLDDAQLIKSIHSNVLFTRMFPEAKLAVINALKKDHQLVAMIGDGVNDGPALKSAHIGIAMGKKGTEIAKSAADIILVDDDLSKMIVAVAAGRRIYTNIKKAVQYIVSIHIPIILTVSLPLFLGWIYPDIFTPVHVIFLEMIMGPMCSIVYENEPAEKNSMKQPPRQLGKTFLSLKEMGLSVIQGLAITLGVLFVYQLTVQNGGTENLTRTMVFTTLVLSNIILSLVNRSFYYSVFASLKNKNNMMVFMNSLTLILLAMIVYIPLFANFFKVVPLDWNHILTCILVSGVSVLWIEIYKWFKRIKNI; from the coding sequence ATGTCAAAAGAAATTAATATCCCGCAACATATCATCGGACTCACTGATGCCGAAGTACTCCAATCTCGAAAAGAATTTGGAGCCAACGAGCAAGTCCATAAATCCCAATACAAATGGTGGAGCGCGATTATAGATATTCTAAAAGAACCGATGTTGCTATTATTAATAGCAGTTACAATCATTTATTTTGTTTTGGGCGAAAACAGTGAAGCTTATTTCATGTTAGCAGCTATCATAGCGGTTTCGAGTATTTCTTTTTTTCAAGACAATCGCAGCCGTAAAGCCATTGAGGCTTTAGAGAAATTGACAGAACCCCTCAGTACCGTTTACCGTAATGGACTGGCAATAAAAATACCAACCAAAGACATTGTTATCAACGACTTGGTCATTGCCGAAGAAGGAACCACCGTCAATGCCGACGGCGAAATAGTACACAGCAATGACTTTTCGGTCAACGAATCCACTCTTACAGGAGAAGCCTACAGCGTTTTCAAATCGGATCAAACAGAAAACAAAAACGTTTTTAGCGGGACATTGGTCGCAACTGGATTGGCTGTTTTTCACGTTACCGCTATTGGAAACCAAACCAAAATGGGGCAATTGGGAACCGCTCTTTTAGACGCAAAAGAAGAACCGACACCACTACAACTCCAAATCGAGAATTTTGTCAAAGGAATGGCTCTCATCGGGATTATTGTATTCCTGTTGGTTTGGGGTGTTTATTTTTATAAAACGCATGACATTCTCAATAGTTTACTAAAAGGACTCACATTGGCAATGTCTATTTTGCCTGAAGAAATTCCGGTCGCTTTTACCACTTTTATGGCGTTAGGTTCTTGGAGATTGATGAAAGAAGGAATCATCATCAAGAAAATCAGAACTGTAGAAACCCTAGGAAGTGCCACGGTAATCTGCACCGATAAAACGGGAACCATCACCGCGAACAAAATGGTTTTACAATCAGTCTATGCGTTTGCAGCCAATCAATTGTACGACAAACAAAACTGGAATACTCCCGAAGCTCAAAAAGTAATTGAAATTGCCATGTGGGCGAGCGAACCCGTGCCTTTTGACCCAATGGAAAAAACACTCCACAAAGTGTACGAAGCGAACACAACTGCAGACCAACGTAGAGAATTTAATTTCGTTCACGAATATCCGCTCGAAGGCAAACCGCCAATGATGACGCATGTATTTGAAAATGCTACAAAACAAAGAATCATAGCCGCCAAAGGAGGAGCTGAAACGATTTTAAAAGTCAGCAACCTCAACACGATCGATAAAACAACCATCCAAAATACGATTACTAAATTATCATCCGAAGGATACCGCGTTCTTGGAGTCGCACAATCTCGTTTCGAATCCAATAATTTCCCCGAAGATCAACAAGATTTACCTTTCGAATTCTTGGGTTTAGTCGTGTTTTTCGATCCTCCCAAACCAAACATTCAACAAGTTTTTGAACAATTTTATGAAGCCGGAATCCAGGTTAAAGTAATTACGGGAGACAATAGTCCGACAACCCAATCTATTGCCAAAAGTGCCGGAATAACCAATACCAATCAAGTCATGGAAGGCGAGGCGATTATGAAATTGGATGATGCACAACTTATCAAGTCCATCCACAGCAACGTTTTGTTTACTCGCATGTTTCCAGAAGCAAAATTGGCGGTCATCAACGCACTCAAAAAAGACCACCAACTCGTTGCCATGATTGGCGACGGAGTCAATGATGGCCCCGCTTTAAAATCGGCTCACATTGGTATCGCCATGGGAAAAAAAGGCACAGAAATTGCCAAAAGCGCCGCCGATATTATACTAGTCGATGATGATTTATCCAAAATGATTGTCGCTGTAGCCGCAGGAAGACGTATTTATACCAACATCAAAAAAGCAGTACAATACATAGTATCCATCCACATCCCCATCATTCTAACGGTTTCACTTCCGTTATTTTTGGGATGGATTTATCCCGATATTTTCACACCTGTTCATGTGATTTTCCTCGAAATGATTATGGGACCTATGTGCTCGATTGTATATGAAAATGAACCTGCCGAAAAAAACAGCATGAAGCAACCCCCAAGACAACTTGGAAAAACATTTTTATCACTAAAAGAAATGGGATTAAGTGTAATACAAGGACTTGCTATCACTCTGGGGGTACTATTTGTGTACCAACTAACAGTTCAAAACGGTGGTACTGAAAACCTCACAAGAACGATGGTCTTTACCACTTTAGTTTTATCAAATATCATTTTATCACTGGTCAATCGTTCGTTTTACTACTCGGTATTTGCTTCCTTAAAAAACAAAAACAACATGATGGTTTTCATGAATAGTCTGACCCTAATCCTACTCGCCATGATAGTTTATATTCCCCTATTCGCAAATTTCTTCAAAGTAGTCCCCCTAGATTGGAATCACATTTTGACTTGTATTTTAGTAAGCGGTGTATCAGTTCTTTGGATTGAAATATACAAATGGTTTAAGAGAATTAAAAATATTTAG
- a CDS encoding mechanosensitive ion channel family protein: protein MNTDYLIKIFEKYANLYAEKTIAWTMSNGIKVLFIAIGALIIHKILVRFIAKAVRIAVRPEKHLSKEAEEKRENTLIQIFTTTSKIVIITISSLMILSEFGIEIAPIIAAAGIVGLAFGFGGQYLIRDVITGLFIILENQYRIGDVVKFDTLGGSVENISLRKTTLRDIDGTVHHIPHGEIKTVSNLSKDFARVNLDMGVGYSTDLDHLIDVINRVGNDLANDPVLKEHILKAPQFLRVNDFADSAIIVKILGETTGSKQWEVTGELRKRLKIAFDKEGIEIPFPQMVVHQAAKYNTDLSELKN, encoded by the coding sequence ATGAATACAGATTACCTCATTAAAATATTTGAAAAATACGCAAATCTATACGCCGAAAAAACAATTGCATGGACGATGTCTAATGGAATTAAAGTCCTTTTTATTGCAATCGGCGCTTTAATTATACATAAAATCCTTGTTCGATTCATAGCCAAAGCAGTACGGATTGCTGTTCGCCCAGAGAAACATCTAAGCAAGGAAGCTGAAGAAAAAAGAGAAAACACCTTAATTCAAATTTTCACTACCACTTCCAAAATAGTTATCATCACTATAAGCTCATTAATGATCTTAAGTGAATTTGGAATCGAAATTGCTCCTATTATTGCTGCGGCAGGAATTGTAGGTTTGGCTTTTGGTTTTGGTGGTCAATACCTTATTCGAGATGTTATTACAGGGCTTTTTATTATTCTAGAAAACCAGTATCGAATAGGAGATGTTGTGAAATTTGACACATTAGGTGGTTCTGTAGAAAATATTAGTTTACGCAAAACTACACTTAGAGATATTGACGGAACAGTTCATCACATTCCGCATGGTGAAATAAAAACAGTTTCGAATCTATCTAAAGATTTTGCAAGAGTCAACCTTGACATGGGGGTAGGATACAGTACTGACTTAGATCACTTAATAGATGTCATCAACCGAGTAGGAAATGATCTTGCTAATGATCCCGTATTAAAAGAACATATTCTCAAAGCACCGCAATTTTTGCGTGTTAATGATTTCGCTGACTCTGCAATTATTGTAAAAATATTAGGAGAAACAACTGGTAGCAAACAATGGGAAGTCACTGGTGAACTCCGAAAAAGATTAAAAATCGCTTTCGACAAAGAAGGAATTGAGATTCCATTTCCACAAATGGTGGTGCATCAGGCAGCTAAATATAACACAGATTTAAGTGAACTAAAAAACTAG
- a CDS encoding PUR family DNA/RNA-binding protein: MRENDMLEKEEIFSKVLRAGRRTYFFDVRATKADDYYITITESKKFTEEDGSFHFKKHKIYLYKEDFTAFSEILEEMTSYVLNHKGEEVISERHQKDFKKEYITGKATTEEAVLPQTSTFTDIEFDDI, from the coding sequence ATGAGAGAAAATGATATGTTAGAAAAAGAAGAAATTTTTTCTAAAGTTTTACGTGCTGGGAGAAGAACTTATTTCTTTGATGTAAGAGCAACTAAAGCCGACGATTACTATATAACGATTACCGAAAGTAAAAAGTTCACTGAAGAAGATGGTTCTTTTCACTTCAAAAAACACAAAATATATTTATACAAAGAGGATTTTACCGCTTTCTCTGAAATTCTTGAAGAAATGACTTCGTATGTCTTGAACCACAAAGGCGAAGAGGTAATCTCTGAAAGACATCAAAAAGATTTCAAAAAAGAATATATTACGGGTAAAGCAACAACTGAAGAAGCTGTATTACCACAAACTTCAACTTTTACGGATATTGAATTTGACGATATTTAA
- a CDS encoding ABC transporter ATP-binding protein, with the protein MKELGYLNKYFSKYKYRFLMGIVFTIIAQIFSLFTPKLISKSFQAIENFSKDKSIPTSVLQAELINNILLIIGTTIIAGFLTFLMRQTLIVMSRHVEFDLKNEVFKQYENLTQNFYKKNRTGDLMNRISEDVSKVRMYVGPAVMYTINTIFRFAIVILYMYNVSPRLTLYTLLPLPLLSYAIFKLSTEINKRSTVFQQYLSKVSSFSQEIFSGVRVIKAYSLENQHQNNMVDLAHESKSKSLDLARVQSLFGPLMMALIGISNLVVIYFGGLMYIEGTIKSIGTIAEFILYVNMLTWPVASLGWVSSMVQEAEASQKRLNEFLKIEPEITNTNPEHSVIEGAIAFKNVTYTYEDTNIVALQNISFTVNKGETLAILGKTGSGKSTILSLISRIYDVSKGEIEIDGQEISSLNLYDLRNSIGIVPQDAFLFSDSIKNNIKFGKEDATDEEVYQAAKNAVVHKNILGFKNKYDTVLGERGITLSGGQKQRVSIARAIIKNPPILLLDDCLSAVDTETEEKILNNLFEICKDKTTIIVSHRISSAKNADKIIIIDEGKIIQQGSHNQLINEEGYYASLYLKQLSEKELL; encoded by the coding sequence ATGAAAGAATTAGGTTATCTAAATAAATACTTTTCCAAATACAAATACCGTTTTTTGATGGGGATTGTATTTACCATTATAGCGCAGATATTTTCGCTGTTTACGCCCAAGTTGATTAGTAAATCGTTTCAAGCCATCGAAAATTTCTCCAAGGATAAATCGATTCCTACGTCGGTGTTACAAGCGGAGTTAATCAATAATATTTTGTTGATTATTGGCACGACTATCATTGCGGGTTTCTTGACTTTCTTGATGCGTCAAACCTTGATTGTGATGTCTCGTCATGTTGAATTTGACCTGAAAAACGAGGTGTTTAAACAATACGAAAATCTGACACAAAACTTTTATAAAAAGAATAGAACGGGCGATTTGATGAACCGCATAAGCGAGGATGTTTCCAAAGTGCGGATGTATGTTGGGCCTGCGGTGATGTACACTATCAACACCATTTTTCGATTTGCCATCGTGATTTTGTATATGTATAATGTATCGCCGCGATTGACGCTATATACGCTATTGCCTTTACCATTATTATCTTATGCAATTTTCAAACTGAGTACTGAAATCAACAAACGCAGTACTGTTTTTCAGCAATATTTGTCTAAAGTTTCGAGTTTTTCTCAAGAAATATTCTCGGGAGTACGTGTGATTAAAGCGTACTCGCTAGAAAATCAACACCAAAATAACATGGTCGATTTGGCTCATGAGAGTAAGAGCAAGAGCTTGGATTTGGCACGAGTGCAATCGTTGTTTGGGCCTTTGATGATGGCGCTTATTGGGATTAGTAACTTGGTGGTTATTTATTTTGGTGGTTTGATGTATATTGAAGGAACGATAAAAAGCATTGGAACGATTGCCGAATTTATCTTATATGTCAATATGTTGACTTGGCCGGTGGCTTCGTTGGGTTGGGTTTCGTCGATGGTTCAAGAGGCGGAAGCGTCGCAAAAACGATTGAACGAGTTCTTGAAAATTGAACCCGAAATCACGAATACTAATCCGGAACATTCTGTTATTGAAGGGGCTATTGCTTTTAAAAATGTGACTTATACTTATGAAGACACGAATATTGTGGCTTTGCAAAACATTAGTTTTACGGTCAATAAAGGGGAAACTCTGGCGATTTTAGGAAAAACAGGATCTGGAAAATCGACTATTTTGTCTTTGATTTCGCGTATTTATGATGTGAGTAAAGGCGAAATTGAGATAGATGGTCAAGAAATTAGCAGTTTGAATTTGTATGATTTGCGCAACAGCATTGGGATTGTACCGCAAGATGCTTTTCTGTTCTCGGATTCGATAAAAAACAATATCAAATTTGGGAAAGAAGACGCAACGGATGAAGAAGTCTATCAAGCGGCCAAAAACGCTGTGGTTCACAAAAATATTTTAGGTTTCAAAAACAAATATGACACCGTATTGGGAGAACGAGGGATCACCCTTTCGGGCGGTCAAAAACAAAGGGTTTCTATCGCTAGAGCGATTATAAAAAACCCTCCTATTTTACTTTTGGACGACTGTTTATCAGCAGTGGATACTGAAACCGAGGAAAAGATTTTGAATAACCTTTTTGAAATCTGTAAAGACAAAACTACTATTATTGTAAGCCACAGAATATCCTCAGCCAAAAATGCCGACAAAATAATAATAATCGATGAAGGTAAAATTATTCAACAAGGTTCTCATAACCAGTTGATAAATGAAGAGGGCTACTATGCATCCTTGTACTTAAAGCAACTTTCGGAAAAAGAATTGCTTTAA
- the nusB gene encoding transcription antitermination factor NusB gives MQSIYAMHQNGSDNFEKEEKFLFFSIDSIQDLYLTMISSLMEICKKEAEFLHKSSLKHLVTAAERNPNKKFINNAVFEILAENNSLSIAIETRKIDSWYLNGDYIVLLLNAVKASQYYIDYMSNAKQSFEEDKQLIVDLFTHVIVPNEKLYEHLEDDKLTWIDDIPLVNTLIIKQLKALKPIMDDNFRVPKVYKDTEDKDYAKDLFRKTVLNEKQLGQQFADKTPNWDSDRIAELDTIILKMAICELLKFPSIPVKVTLNEYLELAKEYSTPKSSVFINGILDNLVKEMTANKTLLKTGRGLM, from the coding sequence ATGCAATCCATTTATGCGATGCATCAAAATGGTTCTGATAATTTTGAGAAAGAAGAAAAATTTCTTTTTTTCAGTATAGATAGTATTCAGGATTTATATCTTACCATGATTTCATCGTTGATGGAAATTTGTAAAAAAGAAGCTGAGTTTTTGCACAAATCAAGTTTGAAACACTTGGTTACTGCTGCGGAACGCAATCCCAACAAAAAATTCATCAATAATGCTGTTTTTGAAATTTTAGCTGAAAATAACTCGCTAAGTATTGCTATCGAAACACGTAAAATTGATTCTTGGTATTTGAATGGCGATTATATTGTATTGTTGCTGAATGCGGTAAAAGCGAGTCAGTATTATATTGATTATATGAGCAATGCAAAGCAATCTTTTGAGGAAGATAAGCAGTTGATTGTGGATTTGTTTACGCATGTAATTGTTCCAAACGAAAAGTTATACGAGCACTTAGAAGACGATAAATTGACTTGGATTGACGATATTCCGTTGGTGAATACTTTAATTATTAAGCAATTGAAAGCATTGAAGCCTATCATGGATGATAACTTTAGAGTGCCAAAAGTATACAAAGATACTGAGGATAAGGATTATGCTAAAGATTTGTTTAGAAAAACGGTCTTGAACGAAAAACAATTAGGACAACAATTTGCTGATAAAACGCCGAACTGGGATAGTGATCGTATTGCAGAATTGGATACGATTATCTTAAAGATGGCGATTTGCGAATTATTGAAATTCCCTTCGATTCCTGTAAAAGTAACCTTGAATGAGTATTTGGAATTAGCTAAAGAATATTCAACGCCTAAGAGTAGTGTGTTTATCAACGGTATTTTGGATAATTTGGTCAAAGAAATGACTGCTAATAAAACCTTATTAAAAACCGGTCGCGGTTTAATGTAA
- the yajC gene encoding preprotein translocase subunit YajC, with amino-acid sequence MEQLSQFAPFLLMFVVIYFFMIRPQQKKAKQEKEFEATLKVGDKIITKSGLHGRVSELGDATVVIETMSGKLKMERSSISMEMSASLAKK; translated from the coding sequence ATGGAACAATTAAGTCAATTTGCACCCTTTTTATTAATGTTTGTGGTTATCTATTTCTTTATGATTAGACCACAACAGAAAAAAGCAAAACAAGAAAAAGAGTTTGAAGCTACATTGAAAGTAGGGGACAAAATTATTACTAAAAGCGGTCTTCACGGAAGAGTTTCTGAACTTGGAGATGCTACTGTGGTAATCGAAACGATGTCAGGAAAATTGAAAATGGAACGTTCTTCTATTTCTATGGAAATGAGTGCTTCATTGGCAAAAAAATAA
- the pepT gene encoding peptidase T yields the protein MQPIIDRFISYVTIDTESDSKSKTTPSTAKQWDLANKLVADLKAIGMKDVTINDKAYIMATLPSNVDHEVPTIGFISHFDTSPDFSGANVKPQIVRDFDGKDIILNAEKNIVLSPSYFKDLLQYKGQTLITTDGTTLLGADDKAGITEIVTAMEFLVNNPDIKHGKIRVGFTPDEEIGRGAHHFDVAQFEAEWAYTMDGSQIGELEYENFNAAGAKITFKGKSVHPGYAKGKMINSMLLANDFINALPKEETPQETKGYEGFFHVHHLNGSIEETVLELIIRDHNKKKFEKRKELIEKITRKFNKKYAKKFGENIVIADVKDQYYNMKEKVVPVKYIVDIAAKAMKEVNIKPIIKPIRGGTDGCQLSYMGLPCPNIFAGGHNFHGKYEYVPVESMQKAVEVIVKIAELTALPDYGLDKSRN from the coding sequence ATGCAACCTATTATAGACCGTTTCATCAGTTATGTAACGATTGACACCGAATCGGATTCAAAATCAAAAACAACTCCAAGCACTGCCAAACAATGGGACTTAGCAAACAAACTTGTAGCCGACTTGAAAGCTATCGGAATGAAAGATGTTACCATTAATGACAAAGCCTATATCATGGCGACTTTGCCTTCTAATGTTGACCATGAAGTACCAACTATTGGTTTTATATCCCATTTTGACACTAGCCCAGATTTTTCTGGAGCGAATGTAAAACCACAAATTGTTCGCGATTTCGACGGAAAAGACATTATTCTAAATGCTGAGAAAAACATCGTTTTATCACCAAGTTATTTCAAGGATTTATTGCAATACAAAGGGCAAACCTTAATTACTACTGACGGAACAACACTTCTAGGTGCAGATGACAAAGCGGGAATTACCGAGATTGTTACTGCAATGGAGTTTCTAGTCAACAATCCAGATATTAAGCATGGGAAAATCAGAGTTGGTTTCACTCCAGACGAAGAAATTGGTCGTGGAGCACACCATTTTGATGTTGCTCAATTTGAAGCCGAATGGGCATATACCATGGATGGAAGTCAAATTGGCGAACTAGAATATGAAAATTTTAATGCCGCTGGAGCTAAAATAACTTTCAAAGGAAAAAGCGTACATCCAGGTTATGCCAAAGGAAAGATGATTAATTCCATGTTGCTTGCCAATGACTTCATCAATGCTTTACCAAAAGAGGAAACACCACAAGAAACCAAAGGATATGAAGGATTTTTTCATGTTCACCACTTAAACGGAAGTATTGAAGAAACAGTCTTAGAACTAATCATTAGAGACCACAACAAGAAAAAATTCGAGAAACGTAAAGAACTAATCGAAAAAATCACTCGCAAATTCAACAAAAAATACGCCAAGAAATTTGGCGAAAATATTGTCATTGCTGACGTCAAAGACCAATATTACAATATGAAGGAAAAGGTCGTTCCTGTAAAATATATTGTGGATATCGCTGCTAAAGCCATGAAAGAAGTTAATATAAAACCAATCATCAAACCCATTCGTGGCGGAACTGATGGCTGTCAATTATCTTATATGGGATTACCTTGTCCAAATATCTTTGCAGGCGGACATAACTTTCACGGAAAATACGAATATGTACCTGTAGAAAGCATGCAAAAAGCAGTAGAAGTAATTGTAAAAATTGCCGAATTGACTGCTTTACCTGATTATGGATTAGACAAATCTAGGAACTAA
- a CDS encoding DUF1003 domain-containing protein: MNFNKNWHQRHRESLGFGSLIADKVAKGMGSWRFIIIQTVFVIIWMGLNMVAYFKHWDAYPFILLNLLFSTQAAYAAPIIMMAQNRQSERDRVQAQDDYNTNKEAKLEIEALAAKLNSIEIEKLDKIIRLLEQMK, encoded by the coding sequence ATGAATTTCAATAAAAACTGGCATCAAAGACATCGTGAAAGCCTTGGATTTGGTAGCCTAATTGCTGACAAAGTAGCGAAAGGAATGGGGTCTTGGCGGTTTATCATTATTCAAACTGTCTTTGTAATCATTTGGATGGGCCTGAACATGGTTGCTTATTTCAAACATTGGGATGCTTATCCTTTTATTCTACTCAATCTTTTATTTTCTACTCAAGCTGCTTATGCCGCTCCGATTATTATGATGGCTCAAAACCGTCAAAGCGAAAGAGACCGCGTGCAAGCACAAGACGATTACAACACCAACAAAGAAGCCAAACTCGAAATTGAAGCGCTTGCCGCAAAATTAAACTCCATCGAAATCGAAAAACTAGATAAGATTATTAGACTTTTGGAGCAGATGAAATAA
- a CDS encoding quinone-dependent dihydroorotate dehydrogenase, translated as MYKLLLRPLFFCFDPEEVHYFTFSLVRFTSKIPGFSALYKALFLVNDKRLETEVFGLKFKNPVGLAAGFDKDAKLYKELSNFGFGFIEIGTLTPVGQEGNPKKRLFRLKEDSAIINRMGFNNGGVQEAVERLKSNNGVLIGGNIGKNKLTPNEEATSDYEICFDALYDYVDYFVVNVSSPNTPNLRALQDKEPLTQLLQTLQNKNVAKPKQKPILLKIAPDLTDEQLLDIIDIIKETKIAGVIATNTTISRDGLESENKAEMGGLSGKPLTKRSTEVIRFLSQKSNKAFPIIGVGGIHTAEDAIEKLDAGASLVQLYTGFIYEGPALVKAINKKILARKN; from the coding sequence ATGTACAAGTTATTACTACGTCCCTTATTTTTTTGTTTTGACCCAGAAGAGGTTCATTATTTTACTTTTTCATTAGTGCGTTTCACTTCCAAAATTCCAGGTTTTAGTGCTTTGTACAAAGCCTTGTTTTTGGTAAATGACAAACGATTAGAAACAGAAGTTTTTGGTTTGAAATTCAAGAATCCAGTAGGATTAGCCGCTGGTTTTGATAAGGATGCGAAGTTGTACAAAGAATTATCCAATTTTGGATTTGGTTTTATTGAAATAGGAACGTTGACACCAGTTGGACAAGAGGGAAATCCTAAAAAACGTTTATTTCGATTAAAAGAAGATTCGGCTATTATTAACCGAATGGGGTTTAATAACGGTGGGGTTCAAGAAGCGGTTGAACGATTGAAATCCAATAACGGAGTTTTGATTGGTGGTAACATCGGTAAAAATAAATTAACACCTAATGAAGAAGCAACATCAGATTATGAAATCTGTTTTGATGCACTTTACGATTATGTAGACTATTTTGTAGTGAATGTAAGTTCGCCAAATACTCCAAATTTACGTGCGTTACAGGACAAAGAACCGTTGACACAATTATTACAAACGCTTCAAAATAAGAATGTGGCAAAGCCAAAGCAAAAGCCAATTCTACTAAAAATTGCGCCCGATTTAACGGACGAGCAATTGTTAGATATTATTGATATTATCAAAGAAACCAAAATTGCGGGTGTCATTGCAACCAACACCACTATTTCACGTGATGGTTTAGAATCCGAGAATAAAGCCGAAATGGGGGGATTGTCTGGAAAACCATTGACGAAACGTTCGACAGAAGTGATTCGATTTTTATCTCAAAAAAGTAATAAAGCTTTCCCAATCATTGGAGTAGGCGGTATCCATACTGCCGAAGATGCAATTGAGAAATTAGATGCAGGAGCGAGTTTAGTACAGTTATACACTGGTTTTATTTATGAAGGACCCGCTTTGGTAAAAGCAATCAACAAAAAGATATTGGCTAGAAAGAATTAA